The sequence CATCTGTGATTCTGCTGGGACTTCGGGGTATCATATCGGCGCATCTCCAGATCGACGCATGAATGTTGCTGCCATCAAAAGAGGAATCGAGTTACAAGGAAAATCTCGTAAATTGAAACCTTCTGATTTGCAACACTTTGACCTGATTTTAGCTATGGATCGCGAAAATTACCAGGACATCTTATATTTCGATCGCGAAGGAAAATATGAAGCGAAAGTGCGGCTAATGTGCGAATTTGCTACTCAAAAAACGGCTAAAGAAGTCCCCGATCCTTATTATGGCGGTCAGGATGGTTTTGACGAGGTAATCGATCTCCTGTTCGATTCCTGTGCTGGCTTATTAGACTACGTAGTTAACTCCAAAGAGTATCAAGCCAAAACATAATAATTTTAGAGTAATTATTTATCGAGAATTATCCCTGTTATTAATAGAAACGCAATGAATCGATTTAACTTCACGGTATTTAAGCGGTTTTGGTCACTGGCAAAGCTTTATTGGTTGGGAAGCGAAAAAAAAGGAGCTTTAAGTCTTCTGGCTTTGCTATTTGTCTTACTCGTAGCATACACGCAACTTAGCGTTTTGTTGAATCAGCAGCAGGGCGATGTTATTTCTTCTCTTTCTGCTAAGCAAGTCGATCGCTTCTGGAATACAATCCGAACTTTTTTTATTATCCTGGTTATTTATGTACCGCTGTTTGCTGGTTTCCGCTATGTTCAGGGTATATTAGGCAACTATTGGCGTAGATGGTTGACTAATCAATTTCTTGATCGCTATTTTAGCAAGCGCGCTTTTTATGAATTAGGCAATTTGAATAGCGATCTTGACAACCCAGATCAACGGATATCTGAAGATATTAAAGGTTTTACGATCGATTCTCTGAGTTTTCTCCTCTCGATAGTTAGCTCTGTTTTTCAAGTAGCTGCATTTAGTATCGCGCTCTGGCAAATTTCTCAGACGTTAGTTTATATATTGATCCTATATTCTTTTGTCGGCACGGTAATTGTGGTCGGCGTTTACGGCAAAAAACTG comes from Coleofasciculaceae cyanobacterium and encodes:
- a CDS encoding low molecular weight protein-tyrosine-phosphatase; the protein is MTYKLLFVCLGNICRSPSAENIMNHLIKEAGLSAKIICDSAGTSGYHIGASPDRRMNVAAIKRGIELQGKSRKLKPSDLQHFDLILAMDRENYQDILYFDREGKYEAKVRLMCEFATQKTAKEVPDPYYGGQDGFDEVIDLLFDSCAGLLDYVVNSKEYQAKT